A window of the Streptomyces sp. NBC_00454 genome harbors these coding sequences:
- a CDS encoding Pycsar system effector family protein encodes MTAAGPAEGTPLSEPGARLVAERLLLSVREEIARADTKASIILSGSVALPALLVQGGQGRLGSGPAALAGAVAWLAGIVMLALVILPRTGPGRPGSGRAAGPSVATLQGGAGPAELAAAVVAAGADPGRWLLEQGRVLGAILALKYRWMRAAVCCLLLGAAAFATTLW; translated from the coding sequence GTGACGGCCGCCGGGCCCGCGGAGGGCACGCCGCTGTCCGAGCCGGGGGCCCGGCTGGTCGCGGAGCGACTGCTCCTCTCGGTGCGCGAGGAGATCGCGCGGGCCGACACCAAGGCCTCGATCATCCTGTCGGGATCCGTCGCCCTGCCGGCCCTCCTCGTGCAGGGCGGGCAGGGCCGACTGGGCTCCGGCCCGGCGGCCCTGGCCGGAGCGGTCGCCTGGCTGGCGGGGATCGTGATGCTGGCGCTGGTCATCCTGCCGCGCACCGGACCGGGCCGCCCGGGCTCCGGCCGCGCGGCGGGCCCCTCGGTGGCCACCCTCCAGGGCGGCGCCGGCCCGGCCGAACTGGCGGCCGCGGTGGTCGCGGCCGGCGCGGACCCGGGGCGCTGGCTCCTGGAGCAGGGCCGCGTCCTGGGGGCGATCCTGGCCCTCAAGTACCGCTGGATGCGCGCGGCGGTGTGCTGCCTGCTGCTGGGCGCCGCCGCGTTCGCGACCACCTTGTGGTGA
- a CDS encoding alpha/beta hydrolase, whose protein sequence is MRSPLSGIRVRTAARALGAAATAAVTLVLVSVVGPAAHADTPEIPVFTDGYGLTRVADATEVRSATDFTITVTTPQLSGRHRIRVFLPSGYAADPGKRWPVAYFLHGGGGTVDDAAAAPALHSDSMITVVPDAGLKGWYADWRMQNTALGAANWETFHLQQVVPFIDANLRTVPDRAHRAVVGLSMGGYGALHYAEARPDLFGQVASLSGGIDFGMAEIRGAVLATELNLTGAWCAVSTSGTGQCTGYGAYVDSDAIFGSPYPIFNADHVWNEVNPAATANLARLAGTGVTLYTGNQGPIDVFTEAASKTVDARLGALGIPTRFVDYGNGSTLSPTCDGAHNYGCWAPAFADYVPRLAAAFATAG, encoded by the coding sequence TTGAGATCCCCCCTGTCCGGCATACGCGTCCGCACCGCCGCCCGGGCCCTCGGAGCCGCCGCCACGGCGGCGGTGACCCTCGTCCTCGTATCCGTCGTCGGTCCGGCGGCCCACGCCGACACCCCGGAGATCCCGGTCTTCACCGACGGCTACGGACTGACCCGGGTGGCCGACGCCACCGAAGTGAGGTCCGCCACCGACTTCACGATCACCGTGACCACCCCGCAGCTCTCCGGCCGCCACAGGATCCGCGTCTTCCTGCCCAGCGGCTACGCGGCCGACCCCGGCAAGCGGTGGCCGGTGGCGTACTTCCTGCACGGGGGCGGCGGCACGGTGGACGACGCCGCTGCCGCCCCCGCCCTGCACTCCGACTCGATGATCACCGTGGTGCCGGACGCCGGCCTCAAGGGCTGGTACGCCGACTGGCGCATGCAGAACACCGCGCTCGGCGCGGCGAACTGGGAGACCTTCCATCTCCAGCAGGTGGTCCCCTTCATCGACGCCAACCTGCGCACCGTCCCCGACCGCGCCCACCGGGCCGTCGTCGGACTGTCGATGGGCGGCTACGGAGCCCTGCACTACGCCGAAGCCCGGCCCGACCTCTTCGGCCAGGTCGCCTCGCTGTCCGGCGGCATCGACTTCGGCATGGCGGAGATCCGCGGCGCGGTGCTGGCCACCGAGCTCAACCTCACGGGTGCCTGGTGCGCGGTCAGCACCTCCGGGACCGGCCAGTGCACGGGCTACGGCGCCTACGTCGACAGCGACGCGATCTTCGGCAGCCCCTACCCGATCTTCAACGCGGACCACGTGTGGAACGAGGTCAACCCCGCCGCCACGGCCAACCTCGCCCGGCTCGCCGGCACCGGGGTCACGCTCTACACCGGAAACCAGGGCCCCATCGACGTGTTCACCGAGGCCGCGTCCAAGACGGTCGACGCCCGGCTGGGCGCGCTCGGCATCCCCACCCGCTTCGTCGACTACGGCAACGGCTCGACGCTGTCCCCCACGTGCGACGGAGCCCACAACTACGGCTGCTGGGCCCCCGCGTTCGCGGACTACGTCCCGCGCCTGGCAGCCGCGTTCGCCACGGCGGGCTGA
- a CDS encoding DUF4185 domain-containing protein, whose product MPFSSQPERPDISRRSVLRTGAGLAVGAGALGATVLGATPAAAAQRGTPLVEQPGDSASRQGVGSSDLCIPYYREHDGSWGYVFGDTWAGPGQSGTMIGSPVMLAQDRFDASGGSPISFTWALPSGGQPSQLFDYRRGEDNGYGDTEVTRIPNDCIEFGGRTYIQYTSVFTWTPPPGWDGSLMSGVAYSDDHGVTWHDYPYHWPGDRTGGNQSMYGMWSFAGIDPDGWLYIFSKRWNGTHINTGDGGAIQLFRIRPGDFRAGNFGAQQNWAYLRDAWQWTNEVGPTAILTGNKIGEFSVKRIGNRYCMSYFDVDEYAICTRTASRPDAVWTAPKIQVVGNNTWPASHWGKPQVPTLYGGYIHPGSASATSLTLIVSQWNGQPQQAPYRVLQYDGINP is encoded by the coding sequence ATGCCCTTCTCATCTCAGCCGGAGCGCCCCGATATCTCCCGCAGGTCCGTCCTTCGGACCGGCGCGGGACTGGCCGTCGGAGCCGGCGCGCTCGGAGCCACCGTGCTCGGGGCCACCCCCGCCGCCGCGGCCCAGCGCGGCACTCCCCTGGTCGAACAGCCCGGGGACTCGGCGAGCCGCCAGGGGGTGGGCTCCAGCGACCTGTGCATCCCCTACTACCGGGAGCACGACGGGAGCTGGGGTTACGTCTTCGGCGACACCTGGGCCGGCCCCGGACAGTCCGGCACCATGATCGGTTCCCCGGTGATGCTGGCCCAGGACCGCTTCGACGCCTCCGGCGGGAGCCCGATCTCCTTCACCTGGGCCCTGCCCAGCGGCGGCCAGCCCAGCCAGCTCTTCGACTACCGGCGCGGGGAGGACAACGGGTACGGGGACACCGAGGTGACCCGCATCCCCAACGACTGCATCGAGTTCGGCGGCCGCACCTACATCCAGTACACCTCCGTGTTCACCTGGACCCCGCCTCCGGGCTGGGACGGTTCGCTGATGTCGGGGGTGGCCTACTCCGACGACCACGGAGTGACCTGGCACGACTACCCGTACCACTGGCCCGGTGACCGCACGGGCGGCAACCAGAGCATGTACGGGATGTGGTCCTTCGCGGGCATCGACCCCGACGGCTGGCTGTACATCTTCTCCAAGCGCTGGAACGGTACGCACATCAACACCGGGGACGGCGGGGCGATCCAGCTGTTCCGCATCCGGCCGGGGGACTTCCGCGCCGGAAACTTCGGCGCCCAGCAGAACTGGGCCTATCTCAGGGACGCCTGGCAGTGGACCAACGAGGTCGGACCGACGGCCATCCTGACCGGGAACAAGATCGGTGAGTTCTCCGTCAAGCGCATCGGCAACCGCTACTGCATGAGCTACTTCGACGTGGACGAGTACGCGATCTGCACGCGCACCGCGTCCCGGCCCGATGCCGTGTGGACGGCGCCCAAGATCCAGGTCGTCGGCAACAACACGTGGCCGGCGAGCCATTGGGGCAAGCCGCAGGTTCCCACGCTCTACGGCGGATACATCCACCCCGGCAGCGCGAGCGCCACCTCCCTGACCCTCATCGTCTCGCAGTGGAACGGGCAGCCCCAGCAGGCGCCCTACCGGGTGCTCCAGTACGACGGGATCAACCCGTAG
- a CDS encoding serine/threonine-protein kinase yields MHGSAGASGSDRTELPPRGYRVARWEVAELIGAGGWSTVHSARAVDGGEEVALKFLQTAGLAPRQARKVAESARREVELGRRSPHPRLIRLLDSVVLSDPDRPSLDGAIVLVMERARGSLRDLLDTGVTEEEAALLIVGICEGLAHLHGSGWVHGDLKPENVLIMADGSVRLSDFGLATELTGTLGTHGYAPPMGTADYLPPERWKAPLGERGVEIRPSVDIWALGVMIHEAFASGAPPFPGATPVSRGAATQEYADGRARLRLHHELPPFWRELVADCLAPTHAARAGHTAESLLARITLGRGTDAGAARPEEHRGTGPRSAPGTRRTRRNHTALAVLKVCVTAAALCSFAVGDGAASAGGPAAPAGQVRVFNADAKCRQHQDRDAPCSLGLAIDPLRAYTVENVVPTRVWHGDVLDVDCRLSGGTPIIDETDTVSDEWYRVHLPPGSPRSTAWLPAVRTQDRPALPECPRSSRRP; encoded by the coding sequence ATGCACGGCTCGGCCGGGGCATCGGGAAGCGACCGTACGGAACTGCCCCCGCGCGGCTACCGCGTGGCCCGCTGGGAGGTCGCCGAACTGATCGGGGCCGGCGGCTGGTCGACCGTCCATTCCGCACGGGCCGTGGACGGCGGCGAGGAGGTCGCGCTGAAGTTCCTGCAGACCGCCGGACTCGCGCCGCGCCAAGCACGCAAGGTCGCGGAGTCCGCCCGGCGGGAGGTCGAACTCGGCCGCCGGTCCCCGCACCCGAGGCTGATCCGGCTCCTGGACTCCGTCGTCCTCAGCGACCCGGACCGGCCGAGTCTGGACGGGGCGATCGTGCTGGTCATGGAGCGGGCCCGGGGCAGTCTGAGGGACCTGCTGGACACCGGGGTGACCGAGGAGGAAGCGGCGCTCCTGATCGTCGGCATCTGTGAGGGGCTGGCCCATCTCCACGGCAGCGGCTGGGTGCACGGGGACCTCAAACCGGAGAACGTCCTGATCATGGCGGACGGGTCGGTCAGGCTCTCGGACTTCGGGCTCGCCACGGAACTGACCGGCACCCTGGGAACCCACGGCTACGCCCCGCCCATGGGGACCGCGGACTACCTGCCCCCGGAGCGCTGGAAGGCCCCGTTGGGCGAGCGGGGCGTCGAGATCCGGCCCAGCGTGGACATCTGGGCGCTGGGCGTCATGATCCACGAGGCGTTCGCGTCCGGGGCCCCGCCGTTCCCCGGCGCCACCCCGGTCTCGCGCGGCGCCGCCACACAGGAATACGCCGACGGCCGCGCCCGGTTGAGGCTGCACCACGAGCTGCCGCCCTTCTGGCGGGAGCTGGTCGCCGACTGTCTGGCCCCGACCCACGCCGCGCGCGCCGGGCACACCGCCGAGAGCCTGCTGGCGCGGATCACCCTTGGGCGCGGTACGGATGCGGGGGCCGCGCGTCCGGAGGAACACCGCGGAACCGGACCCCGTAGCGCCCCCGGCACCCGTAGAACCCGGCGGAACCACACGGCGCTCGCGGTCCTCAAGGTGTGCGTGACGGCGGCCGCGCTCTGCTCGTTCGCCGTGGGCGACGGCGCCGCCTCCGCGGGCGGACCGGCCGCGCCCGCCGGCCAGGTCCGGGTGTTCAACGCCGACGCGAAGTGCAGGCAGCACCAGGACCGCGACGCGCCGTGCAGCCTCGGCCTGGCGATCGACCCCTTGCGGGCCTACACCGTAGAGAACGTCGTCCCCACCCGGGTGTGGCACGGCGATGTCCTGGACGTCGACTGCCGGTTGAGCGGGGGGACGCCCATCATCGACGAGACGGACACCGTGTCCGACGAGTGGTACCGCGTCCACCTCCCGCCCGGTTCCCCGCGGTCCACGGCCTGGCTGCCCGCCGTCCGCACCCAGGACCGGCCCGCGCTCCCCGAGTGCCCGCGCTCCTCGCGCCGACCGTAG